The Fusarium fujikuroi IMI 58289 draft genome, chromosome FFUJ_chr05 DNA segment ACTCGGTATCAAACTGGCAGACTTTTGACAGtggttgttggttctgcCATCATGCAAGGTTGTAAGGCTTCATAAGACTCGTTCCTCGTACGCGGCGAATAGTGGTGGAGTGACAGGTACGCATCATATATAACACTGTATCAATCGCACAGGGCATTCTTTATCTATCAAGGTCCTCGAATTTGACACATAATAAGAGCGGTTTCTGGTGCAGAGAGAACAGTTTGCCATTTAACATAAATTTTTTTGATATCATTCATCTATACTACATTTTGGGTCATTAAATCTTAGGCTCAAGCTTTTGCATATCGACGACGGCACGGATACAGTCACCCTGCTTCATCGTCTCGAAGGCGTTGTTGATCTCGCCGAGAGTCTTGCGGTGGGTGATGAACTCGTCGACCTTGAGATCGCCCTTCTTGTAGTCGGCGACCAGGTCGTTCAGCTGAGAGCGGCCCTTAACACCACCGAATGCGCATCCTCGCCACACTCGGCCGGTAACAAGTTGGAATGCTTTCGAAAGTTAGTATCTTCGAATTCCAATGCTGTTAGGACTGAACTTACGTCGAGTGGAAATTTCCTGACCGGCTGCAGCAACACCGATGACAATGCTCTCACCCCAACCCTTGTGACAAGCCTCGAGGGCAGCACGCATGACACCGACGTTGCCAGTGCAGTCGAAGGTGTAGTCACAACCGCCGTCAGTCATCTCAATGAGCTTGTCTTGGATGGATTGGTCACCGAGCTCGGTGGGGTTCACGAAGTGAGTAGCACCGAACTTGTCACCCCAGGCCTTCTTGGAGGggttgacatcaacaacaatgaTCTTGCCAGCTTTACGGGCAGCGGCACCCTGGACGACTGAAAGACCGACACATCCGGCACCGAAGACGGCCACGTTGTCACCCTCCTGAACGTTGGCTGTAATGGTAGCAGCACCATATCCAGTGGTGATACCGCAGCCAAGCAGGCAGGTTCGGTCCATAGGAGCATCATGCTCGATGGCGACTACGGAGATGTCGGCGACGACGGTGTACTGAGAGAAGGTGGAAGTGCCCATGAAGTGAAGCagatccttgcccttgcaCTTGAATCGAGAGGTACCATCGGGCATCAGACCCTTGCCCTGAGTGGCTCGGATCTTGCCGCAGAGATTGGTCTTTCCGGACTTGCAGAACTTGCACTCCTTGCATTCGGGGGTGCTGTTCGGGAATACGTTAGCTTTTGCGAGATTGATGAAGGTATGAAAAAAGCATACTAAAGGGCAACAACGTGGTCACCAGGCTTGACGTTGGTGACACCCTCACCAACGGACTCAACAATACCAGCACCCTCGTGTCCGAGGACAATGGGGAAAGCACCCTCAGGGTCCTTACCGGAGAGAGTGTAGGCATCTAAAATCACGTTAACACACTAATCTTGAGCAGATTTGCACGACTCAAGAGCTACGGGAGCTCGATGACGTGGGTAGAGCATACCTGTGTGGCAAACACCAGTGTAGTAGACCTGGATACGGACCTCGTTGGCCTTGGGAGGAGCAACTTCAATGTCCTCAATGGACAGAGGCTTGCCGGCCTCCCAGGCGACGGCGGCCTTACAGGTGATGGTCTAGTGATAGCATCAGCGACGCGTCTTCATGATGGTTCTCGTTCAGGGCGGGGCACTGGGCATGATGAGGGGTAGTAAAGCTTGTGAAAGGCACATACCTTGCCCACGGTAGACATGTTTCTGTGTTACGAGGATGAAATTGActgtcgatgaagaaggaaagaagtgAATAACAAGACAGACAAACAATTTGAGGGGTAGATGAATCTTCAAGGGGAATCTGTTTATGTACGTAGAAACAGTAGGAAAACCTTCCGCACACTCAGATCCCGATCACCGAGCAACTCCGGTGGGCAACAACGTACCCCGCAATTGGAGCTCCAATCCACATTCACTAAGATAGGAAAAGAATCGCGGCTTCGGCCATGAGATTAATGTTCATTGGGCGTATGACGCCCAATTTGACTCTCCTTACGTGAGAGCATTGTGCGGGGACATTGGCAGAGTATGCCAAGGTACTGCGCCATTGGTGTGAAGTGCTGAGATGGCATTGGCAGAGATAGCCAGACTGCCCCAAAGACGGAATACTCTTTCGGCAGATGAGACCGATCTGGCCGACGGTTAGGGAGAGAAGCCGCACCTGTGAGTCAGGACGAGAGCTCTTTGTGGCTTCACGGGGTCGGAAGACCTTCCGTTTGACGCCGTGCCCACTTGACGTGATCTTGGGCAAAAGGTTAAAGCGGCCTTGGTTCCGAACCCTcgggaagatgaagataagaGATTACTGGTACTGCATTTCAGAATTtgaaaagaagcaattcAGACCCTTCCAAAACTTCCATCAATCAAACAAGTTGGATCCACCTTCAGTGAAGCTCTCTCTTTACATTCTGCTTTTGTTATCGCTCATAATACCAAGAAAAACCACAGTTCGAAATGTGATCGAGTATTCGTGTTTTGTCTGGATATATGCTTAATGATTTCCTCTTGATTTGCAAGAGCTCAAGTACTGCATGCAGCCTTTGTGGGCACAACATTCGACTAATTTGAAGTCTTACAAGTCCTACAGACATGCGACAAAGGAGCAGGAAAGTCAGCCTTCAATGAAACAAACATGACGGACCAGCTTTCACACTTTGCTGGAATGATAACTATTGGCTTGGTTGAGTTACTAGAGAAAGCCCATCCGATGTCATGTGCAGGGGTCGCGTCGGATAAACAACGGCTAGTGTTACCCATCGCGATAGCTCCAAAAAATATCCCAAGCGCGTTCAGCTCAAGCAAACAGGAGCTTGCAACTCAACACCGCTTTAACAATTTATATCCATTCCACCACTAAATACGATCATCCCATGCGAAAATAGCGCAAGGCAAATCGAGGGAGCGAAGAACCCAGATTAATTCACGCACCGATAAGGCCTAGCCGAATTCGAAGGCAGAGGAGTTCTGTCTAGCATAATGTCATCTCGCTTTATTGTTCCGGACTCTAGTCCTCCAGCAAGCCCAGCGCCATCGACGCCAGACAAGAGCGGCCGCGGCACAGGTTTTTCGTTTCTTGCCGATAATCCTTCAACGACTCCAGCTGGAccacctccatcttcagTCGCTTCATTTACACCCGCGGGTGCCCCGTCTGATTCATACATGGGAAGCTCTTTCATGCGTGGCATGACTGATACAAAGCCTCTGAGCTTTGGTGTGTCCAACAATTCCTCCTCTGGAAGAAATCTTTTTGGTCGCACAGGCGCCTCAAGCAACCCGCTTGGTCGATCCATTAGAGGACGACAGCCTTCAGGATTGAGTCGCCAATTCAGCGCAGcggacgaggaagatgaggatctAGAGGAAGACCAAGATGCCGAAGGAGATGTGGAGCTCCCACCCCCACGAGGTAATCTTTTTCGCATGTCTGCTGCTCCAGACGAACGcctcgaggatgacgaagtTGACGCCGAGATCGAACGCTATATCGATCAAGACATTGCCggtgaggaagatgagagagaaagCTATGAGGAAGACGACCATGTTTTCGAGCGCGAAGAATCTGAAGAACCCGATATGTTCTTGAACATGAGACACGACGATCGACCCTATGGCCAGCCTATGATTGGCGATGAATCCGACCTCATGATGCTCAACACACCAGCCGCGACAAAACGAGTgcgccaagaagcagaaagcATTTTCAGACAAACATCAGCCCATCTTGGCATGTCAGGGCGCCAGGAGGGTTTCCATTTTGCATCGATTGCCAAAAATCTTTACAGTCAGCACGAACATGCGCAAATTGTCGAACCCGCAGATATGATACTCGAAACCGAAGAGCTCGTATGTAGGCTATACGAAGAGGGAGTCGGACCTGAGGATGacgttgagaagatggacaaTTCTTTGTCTAACATCACATTCCGCCTGATTGAACTATGGAAGAAGACTATGAATGGACTGCCACAaccagaaggagaagatttTGCAACCATCGGTCCTGGTCTCAACAGTGACCCATTTGAGAAAGCCGCCTATGTCGCACAACTGATACTTCGAATGCACCACACTCGCTTCGGCACTAATACCGACGAGGAGAAGGCACCACCGCTGCCCGAAATCCTGTTCGACTGGATGCATAAGAACCATAACCTGTAC contains these protein-coding regions:
- a CDS encoding probable alcohol dehydrogenase (FDH1) — encoded protein: MSTVGKTITCKAAVAWEAGKPLSIEDIEVAPPKANEVRIQVYYTGVCHTDAYTLSGKDPEGAFPIVLGHEGAGIVESVGEGVTNVKPGDHVVALYTPECKECKFCKSGKTNLCGKIRATQGKGLMPDGTSRFKCKGKDLLHFMGTSTFSQYTVVADISVVAIEHDAPMDRTCLLGCGITTGYGAATITANVQEGDNVAVFGAGCVGLSVVQGAAARKAGKIIVVDVNPSKKAWGDKFGATHFVNPTELGDQSIQDKLIEMTDGGCDYTFDCTGNVGVMRAALEACHKGWGESIVIGVAAAGQEISTRPFQLVTGRVWRGCAFGGVKGRSQLNDLVADYKKGDLKVDEFITHRKTLGEINNAFETMKQGDCIRAVVDMQKLEPKI